In a single window of the Candidatus Atribacteria bacterium ADurb.Bin276 genome:
- the fba gene encoding Fructose-bisphosphate aldolase codes for MERSRIIIMENWKKVMGKASLKTIMKTASAQHLVIPAFNIPYLPMMEAVIEALKEIECFALIEVARPDITRFEARSFAAIKKEFDRCKDTSVARLHQDHVPVLDEEGKEVDWKLLVTEAIDLGYDSVMIDGSRLSLEENISISKEVVDIAHPVGVLVEAELGAVMGHESGPMPPYDEIFASGKGFTSPEEAVYMVQKTGIDWLSVAIGNIHGAITGAAKDQKKVQARLNIEHLKKLVQKTGIPLVLHGGSGVQKEYVLQAIQNGITKINVGTEIRQTYEKAYKESGNNIQAAQKALKEKTKEILNQYYEMTQTARKIGEALS; via the coding sequence ATGGAAAGGAGTCGAATAATTATTATGGAAAATTGGAAAAAAGTAATGGGAAAAGCTTCTCTTAAAACAATAATGAAAACTGCAAGCGCTCAACATCTAGTTATACCGGCATTTAATATTCCCTATCTCCCCATGATGGAAGCGGTAATCGAAGCACTTAAGGAAATTGAGTGTTTTGCACTCATTGAGGTTGCCCGACCCGATATTACCCGTTTTGAAGCTCGAAGCTTTGCAGCAATAAAAAAGGAATTTGATCGATGCAAAGATACTTCGGTCGCTCGGCTTCACCAAGATCATGTCCCAGTTCTTGACGAAGAAGGAAAAGAAGTTGATTGGAAGCTTTTGGTGACCGAAGCAATCGACCTTGGTTATGATTCAGTAATGATTGATGGATCGAGGTTATCTTTAGAAGAAAATATATCCATTTCCAAAGAAGTAGTAGACATTGCTCATCCGGTAGGGGTTTTAGTCGAGGCTGAATTGGGAGCAGTCATGGGTCACGAAAGCGGTCCGATGCCCCCCTATGATGAAATATTTGCTTCGGGTAAAGGATTTACTTCACCGGAAGAGGCTGTCTATATGGTTCAAAAAACCGGAATTGATTGGTTATCAGTTGCTATAGGGAATATTCATGGAGCGATTACTGGTGCCGCTAAAGATCAAAAAAAGGTTCAAGCCCGATTAAACATTGAACACCTAAAAAAACTGGTTCAGAAAACTGGTATTCCGTTAGTTCTTCATGGTGGTTCAGGAGTGCAGAAAGAATACGTTTTGCAAGCCATTCAAAATGGAATTACTAAGATCAATGTAGGAACCGAGATTCGTCAAACTTATGAAAAAGCCTATAAAGAAAGCGGAAATAATATTCAAGCTGCACAAAAAGCCTTAAAAGAAAAAACCAAAGAAATCTTGAATCAATATTATGAAATGACTCAAACAGCTCGCAAGATAGGAGAAGCTCTATCCTGA